CTTCATCAATCACATAGGTAATCTTATCCGCTTGGATATTATTGCCTTTATGCTCGATGAGCACATCTCCTTCCATCAGAATGCGGCGTTCTCGGCTAAAGTACTGAGCCTTAGCAGCAGTCGCTTTCAACTTATGTTGAGGATAAATAATTTGAACATTACCTGCTGCTGTCACAACACCGGTTTTAGCATTGGCTTTTTGAACATCCGCCCGCAGGGTCAAAGATCGGCGCTGATCTTGGGCTTGGATCGGATTAAAGAAAATCGCCCCTAGCCCTAAGAGGATGATGCATACTAGATTGACTCTGAGTCTAAAAATGGGCGCTCGCATTTGAAAATTGCTCATCGGTTACCTGTTTAAAGCTCGATGGTTCTTTTTTCTAGTCATTCAGCCACTCTAGTTATCTGTATTTGGCTTTATTCTACCGTGGTGATTTTGGGTAATAAAGCTAAATGAGTAATAAGGCTAGCATCTTGGGGGGCAGACTCAGACTGCTGATGAGCCGGTAAAACGAGTTGACTGAATATCGCCACTTGCTCCGGTCCATGTTGCTGCAAGCATTCTAATAGGTTTGCACTGACATCAACAAATGTTCCAATATCTAGTCTTGCAAACTCTGGCTCATAGGATTGCAGGCGACCGATACCTTCACCTAAGAGGATGACGGCACCTTGCCAGTTTTTGTTGCCAAGATGATAACAAGCTACTGAAACTTGTAAAAAACCTTGGTAAAGGCTTTTGGGTGGATCAGTCGCTTCCATCCATAAGGCCTCAAGCGTGTCGTGACACGCATAATATTGGCCTTGATTAAATTCTTCAACCCCTTGCCAAAAAGCGGGAGGCAGATCTTCCATTAAAACTTGTCTGTCTCAGCTCGGATTTGTTCAGCAGTGATGGCTTGCTGATCCCCAGAAAAGGGATTATCAGAGGTCAAGAACAACATACAGTGACATTCTTTACGCTCCCGCATGGGTACACAGGGACAATTCCAATAGGCCGCTGCCACTTCCGCTTCTTTATCTTCGTAATAGCGACAAGGGCACAAAGGAGAACCCAAATCATCCTTATGCTTGGCTAGACCTTCAATGACAACAGCCGTTGTTCCAAGATCTGAGCAAAAGTAAGTTCCAGTGCGCTGAGCATAGGTTTCAGAGAACTTTCTCATCGCCTCCAGGCTTTTTTCCGTAGCTTGTTGGGCACCGCTAGCTTGTGTCATAGGATCCTTGAGGTCAAAAACTTGGGGACAGAATATTGGCTTCTTTTGGTTTAAAGCCTACCATTATTGGCTTGTGTTTATGGACTGCAATATTTCCGAGTAGAAAAATTCCAAAAAGACACCTCACTTTACTGTTGCAGCTTTGTGATCGCTCGATCCTAGCGGTCTCCAGTTGCCTACTGTTCAAAAAACAGGCAACAATGAAAGAAGTATTACGATCCTTCACATTCCATGGCTTCAGCCCAACACACCACGAAAAATACTGCTGTCGCGGAAGTTAATGCCCCGTCCCACACCAGCTTCGACTATGACATCGCTATTGTTGGGGGCGGAATTGTTGGCGCAACTCTCGCTGCGGCCCTTAAAGATACAGACCTGCGGGTGGTCGTGATTGAAGCGCAACCCCACTCGGTGGCTATTGCTAAAGGCCAAGCCTATGCGATTCACCTAAGTTCTAGCCGAATTTATCAAGGAATTGGTGTTTGGGAGGCCATTGCTCCCCAAGTCGAATATTTTTCCCAGGTTCATCTATCAGACGGCAATTGTCCCAGTGTTGTTAAATTCAAGCCGAGAGATTTAGGGACGTCTATCTTAGGCTATGTTGCAGAACATCGCGTTTTACTTAAAGAGCTACTGCAGTTTCTGGAAACTTGTGAGCATGTCGACTGGTGCTGTCCTGCTCAAGTAATAGCTACTCATTACCATGCCCATGGGGTGGAGGTTCAATTGGCACCCAGTTCCTGCGAAGCAGAAGAGGCCCATCGCCCTAATGCTGAGTCATTGCCCCAGACTTTGAACGTCAGAATGCTGGTGGCGGCAGATGGGTCGCGATCTCAAGTTCGTCAACAAGCCGGTATCACCACTCAAGGCTGGGATTATTGGCAATCCTGTCTAGTGGCAACCATTGCTCCCGAGAAATTCCATAACCATATCGCCTATGAGCGATTTTGGCCCAGTGGTCCTTTTGCCATTTTGCCGATTGCGAACCGTCAATGTCGCATTGTGTGGACTGCTCCCCATGCTCAAGCCCAAGCTTTATTGGAGCTAGAAGAAGACCAATTTCTAGACTTGCTTCAACAACGATACGGCTCGCAAATGGGCAAACTCTCTCTGGTTGGGCGCCGCTTCCTCTTTCCAGCGAAATGGATGCATTCCACACAATATATGGGTCATCGTCTCGCTCTGGTCGGTGATGCTGCCCATACCTGCCATCCGGTGGGAGGACAAGGTCTAAATCTGGGCATTCGGGATGCGGCAGCCTTAGCCCAAGTTCTGCATACTGCCCATCAGGCTGGTCAAGATATTGGCAATGTCCAGGTATTGCGTCAATATCAGCAGTGGCGGCGTCGCCAAAATTGGCTAGCGTTGGGCTTTACCGATATTCTGAACCGAGTATTTTCCAATCGGTGGTTTTTAGTCGTTCAAGGACGGCGATTGGGGTTGCGTACACTGCAATGGATTACTCCTCTGCGGATCCTAGCTCTTCGCTTTATGGCCGGACTGAGTGGCCGCTTGCCTAACCTAGGGCAGCCTAAGTAGACTCACTAGTAATGATCAAGATTCTCAAGCGACCCAGAAGAAATTACTGCAAGGCACCATAATAGAGTCAATTATTCGGCGTTCAGGGATGTGATCTATGTTCCATCGACTTCTCATTACCACCGATTTTACCGATGGCCTTCATCGTCTCGTTAAGTTTATTCCTGAACTCGCGCAAGCTGGGTTGCAACAAATTGTCTTTTTACACTGTGTGCCCTTCGAAGACGATCGAAATATTCCCAAAATTGACGAAGAAAAATTGGCGATGGCTCAGGCCAAACTCTCTCCCGCATTGGAACATTGCCCTGACAATATTGAAGTCCAAATCGAATTGCCCACCTGCTCATCCTCAGCTGGAGCGAGGGCCAAAGCTATCTTGGCTGCCGTAGAAAAGTATCAATCAGAGTTGGTCATGGTAGGGACCTCGATTCATAGCCTCCTGAATGAGAAATTGTTTGGCAGTACCACCAGTGAATTAGCCCCCAAAACTGCTGTTCCTCTGTTGATCCTGCGACCACAGTTAGTGTCTGCCTATACGGAAGAAGAAATGGCGCTGCGCTGTCAGCATTTGTTGCGATACTTACTTATCCCTTTTGATGGCAGCCAATCTGCTCAACATGTGGTGGACTATGTCGCAGCCAAAGCAGAAAATCGGCCGCCTCAGTCTTTGGACGCCTGCATGCTGTGTTGGGTTTTGGAGAAATCAGGGCGTAAAGAAGTCTCCCTACTCCCGAAAGCCAAGGATTGCACTAAATCCTTACAGGCACTACAACAGCGGCTTGAGGATCTGAAGTTACAGGTGAATATTGATGTGCGTCAGGGAAATGCGATCGCAGAAATTCAAACCGTTGCTTTAGACTTCGATATCAGCGCTATTGTCGTTTCTTCCAAGCACTTTGGTCGACTCTGGGAGTTGTCAATTCCCAGCTTCGCTGGAGAGATGGTACGCCGAAGCTGGCACCCAATTTTATTTGTGCCGCCGGCTTAAGGCTATCTTGACCCAGACCTACGTTTGAAATTTTTGTCCTTGCGCATTTTCGAGCTTAATTAAAATATTGGGCTTGATTTTTTCCAACTCAGCTTTCAGCATTTGCTTACTGGTCATTGCCGAACCCGGTACAACAGCCCCTCGACTGAGCCGCATCCAATCTTGAAAGATCTGTTTCTGATAAGGGGCAATCGGTACAGTACAAACGTTTGCAGGTTGTTCAGGATCCTCACGAGAGAAGAAAATGAGTGGATAATATCCCACCTGACTGAGCAATTGCACTGCTTTTTCGCCGCGAGCATCTTTCAAATCTAGATAGCAAGGCAACCACTTTGGCCCTGACATCGGATCATAAATCGTCGTAATCCACAGCACCATGGGATGCGGATGAATTGTACATAAAAACTGGTTATAGCGGGTATTCAGCAGCCGCTGGCTAACTTCAGATCGCGGCAACATCACCCAT
The Acaryochloris marina S15 genome window above contains:
- a CDS encoding LptA/OstA family protein, translating into MSNFQMRAPIFRLRVNLVCIILLGLGAIFFNPIQAQDQRRSLTLRADVQKANAKTGVVTAAGNVQIIYPQHKLKATAAKAQYFSRERRILMEGDVLIEHKGNNIQADKITYVIDEGRFEAESDPSEAVETKVNISK
- a CDS encoding DUF309 domain-containing protein, giving the protein MEDLPPAFWQGVEEFNQGQYYACHDTLEALWMEATDPPKSLYQGFLQVSVACYHLGNKNWQGAVILLGEGIGRLQSYEPEFARLDIGTFVDVSANLLECLQQHGPEQVAIFSQLVLPAHQQSESAPQDASLITHLALLPKITTVE
- a CDS encoding ferredoxin-thioredoxin reductase catalytic domain-containing protein gives rise to the protein MTQASGAQQATEKSLEAMRKFSETYAQRTGTYFCSDLGTTAVVIEGLAKHKDDLGSPLCPCRYYEDKEAEVAAAYWNCPCVPMRERKECHCMLFLTSDNPFSGDQQAITAEQIRAETDKF
- a CDS encoding FAD-dependent hydroxylase gives rise to the protein MASAQHTTKNTAVAEVNAPSHTSFDYDIAIVGGGIVGATLAAALKDTDLRVVVIEAQPHSVAIAKGQAYAIHLSSSRIYQGIGVWEAIAPQVEYFSQVHLSDGNCPSVVKFKPRDLGTSILGYVAEHRVLLKELLQFLETCEHVDWCCPAQVIATHYHAHGVEVQLAPSSCEAEEAHRPNAESLPQTLNVRMLVAADGSRSQVRQQAGITTQGWDYWQSCLVATIAPEKFHNHIAYERFWPSGPFAILPIANRQCRIVWTAPHAQAQALLELEEDQFLDLLQQRYGSQMGKLSLVGRRFLFPAKWMHSTQYMGHRLALVGDAAHTCHPVGGQGLNLGIRDAAALAQVLHTAHQAGQDIGNVQVLRQYQQWRRRQNWLALGFTDILNRVFSNRWFLVVQGRRLGLRTLQWITPLRILALRFMAGLSGRLPNLGQPK
- a CDS encoding universal stress protein, with the translated sequence MFHRLLITTDFTDGLHRLVKFIPELAQAGLQQIVFLHCVPFEDDRNIPKIDEEKLAMAQAKLSPALEHCPDNIEVQIELPTCSSSAGARAKAILAAVEKYQSELVMVGTSIHSLLNEKLFGSTTSELAPKTAVPLLILRPQLVSAYTEEEMALRCQHLLRYLLIPFDGSQSAQHVVDYVAAKAENRPPQSLDACMLCWVLEKSGRKEVSLLPKAKDCTKSLQALQQRLEDLKLQVNIDVRQGNAIAEIQTVALDFDISAIVVSSKHFGRLWELSIPSFAGEMVRRSWHPILFVPPA